The following DNA comes from Tunturibacter psychrotolerans.
ATGAACCAATCAAAGGTGCCCGGTTCGCCGGTGGATCGGAAGCTGTAGAGGACGAAGGAAGCAAGGCAGAAGACGTAAAAATGGACGGACTTTGGCGCGGTCCAGCGGCGGAAGAGAACGTAGATTCCGATACAAAGATAGACCAGGGCGATGAAGCGAAGGCCCTGATTGATGGAGCGGTCTTTGGGTTCGAGAATGACCTGAATGTCGAGTCTGGTGGCGCCATTTAGATCAATCGACTGGGGAACCGGGCGGAGTATGGAGTAGGTGGCGTGGGCCCAGATACCGCTGCGAAACATCTCGCGAACCAGAGGGGCGACCCGTGGGGTCGGCTGGTCGTCAACACTGAGAAGGATGTCGCCGGTTCGGATACCAGCGCGGTGCCCCGGGGAGAGGACAGGAACTCGCTCTGCGCGAAGTCCGGTGGCAGCCTCGACCCACCAAATTCCGTCGGTTGGAACGTCGAGCCCGCTCTCCCGGTCGAAGTTCATGGCCGCAAGGACGCAGGCGGCGACGGTTGCTACTGCGAGTACGACTGCCAGAATCCGGGTTTGGGAGGCGTTGTTCATGAAAAAAACCGACGATCTGGAACATTATCAGCACATCAATGACCAAACGATTTAGGCCTCGATGCACAACAAGGGAGGCATTCGCTGTCTCAGAGCCTACAAAAAATCATAACCTATTCCGTAATAGTCGAGGTTGCTGTATAGACTACGCTGCCGTAGAGAAAATGTTCGCGTTCATTTTTTGCTTACAAGAGGGATCTATTCCCGGATTGACTGCAACCTAAGGAATACGTTCTTGGTTGTGAAAGTTACCACTTGGAAACAATTAACATTCTTGTAATATAGAAAAGTTATGCGCCGGCTAGCACTCGCGCTTCGATGAGGCCGTAGAACAGTGACACGAAAAGAGAGTGGTCTGATTACTGACGGTTTCGTTGTAGTTGGCGGGATGAAGGTCCATTATCAGCGCGCGGGGTCCGGGCGGCCACTTCTGCTGCTTCATGGTCTTGTGGGGTCGGCGAAAAACTGGCGCCGCAACATCGACTTTCTCTCGCAAGATTCTGACGTTTACGCGATCGATTTGTTCAATATGGGCGAGTCGGAGCGGGTCCCGGGGCTGGACGCGGGGCTTGAAGCGACTGCGGACCGATTGGCTGCCTATATGGATGCGCTGGGACTGGATGAGGCCGATATAGCCGCCCATTCACACGGTGGAGCAGTGGCCATGATGTTTGCGGCTCGACATCCTAATCGAGTGCGCAGACTCATCTTGTTTGCTCCAGCAAACCCGTTCTGCGACCTGGGGCACCAGTTGATTCGGTTCTATCAAACAAGGTTTGGAATGTGGTTCGCGCAACAGATTCCTTCTTTTCCGAGGATGTTGAAAGCGACCGCGCTCAGCCGAATGTATGGTGACCCTTCTCGCGTTTCGGTCGGAGCTCTGGAGGGGTATATAGAGGGGCTGCATATTCCAGGCACGATGGATCACGTCCTGCAGATAGTTCAGCGTTGGTTTGTGGACATGGGGTTGCTGCGTTCTGCCCTTGAGCATCTGGTGGCCAAACCTACGCTGCTGATATGGGGAGATCGCGACAGAGCGGTTGGGTTGAGTTCTGCGAGAGAACTACAGCGGATCCTTCCGCAGTCTAGCCTTATGGTGCTTCCCGGTGTGGGGCACATCGCTTTTGAAGAGACACCTGAGATCTGCAATGAGGCAATGCGGGACTGGCTGTCGAAGCCTTTGGCGTCTGAAGCGCGCGTAACCGTAGGGCGTCATTCGGAACCGGTGGCATTCGGAGACCGTTTAGCCGAACGAGGCGCGGCTTAGCTCTTTAGCTCAAGCTGAATACGCTTTGTAACCAGAGACGGATCTCCTGTTGCATGCGATCGAGCTTCGGGTTGGGCGACTCCGTTGTTCCCTGAAAGAAATGGTCTGCGCCTGCGACCCAGACGAGACGCTTTGGTTCGGGCGCTCTGTCAAAGACGCCTTCGAGGATTGCGCTGGGGCCGTATTGATCGTGGTCTCCACTGATGAATAGCTTCGGCTGCGTGCACTCAGGCAAAAACTTATAGGTGTAGTCGCGACCTTCCGCACGGACTGGAACGCCGAGGCCGATGAGACCCTTGACTCGCGGATCTCCACAGCAGGCGCGCAGCCCGACGTTCGAGCCGAAGGAGAACCCGGCGAAGAGAGTCGGGCGGTTGAGGTTGTGCTGGATCCAGTCCAGAGCTGCGCGAACGTCGTCCTGCTCGCCGTGGCCGTCGTCGTGAGCGCCCTCACTAAGGCCCACCCCGCGGAAGTTGAAACGAAGGACGGGAAGGCCGAAGGAAGAAAAGGCCTTCATAGCGTGGTAAACGACTTTGTTGTGCATTGTGCCGCCGCCGGCTGGGTGTGGATGGCAGACCAGGGCAGCGTAAGGGGCGGCATCAAGACCGGTGTTGAGGAGGGCCTCGAGGCGGCCAGCGGGGCCGCGAAGATCGTCGATCGATCGTATCTGGGAGGTAGTGGTTTGCGTCATCTTCTTCAGTTTATCGGGTGCGCGCGTTATCCGTTCTTTATGAACGATGCCGTATGCTGGAGGACATGGCGATTGACCCGATTGAACTCACTAAAAAGCTCGTAAACATTGAATCCACTACGTATCACGAGGGTCATGCCGGTGCATTTCTTTACGAATATCTTGGGGAGCAGCGTTACTCTGTCGAGCGGACGGAGGTCGAACAGCCGGACGGCGCAAGCACGCCGGGAGCAGGCAGCGGAGAGCGTTTCAACGTGTACGCAGCGATGCCCGGAATTACTCCGGATGTAGTGCTATCCACCCACATGGATACTGTCCCTCCGTTCTTCGGCTGCTCCGAGGATGATGAGTTTTTGTATGGCCGAGGAACCTGCGACGCGAAGGGAATTATCGCCGCGCAAGTTGCGGCTGCGGATCGGTTGCGTGAGGGAGGAGTTAAGGTTGGACTGCTGTTCGTAGTGGGAGAGGAACGAGATTCGGCTGGCGCTGCCGCCGCTAACTTGTCTCCTAAGGGGTCGCGTTTTTTGATCAATGGGGAACCGACGGACAATCGTCTGGCCCTGGCGTCGAAGGGCGCGTTGCGGGTTGAACTCAGGGCGAAGGGCCGCATGGCGCACTCTGCTTATCCAGAGTTGGGCGAGTCCGCAATCGATAAATTGATCGAAGCACTCCATGATGTTCTGGCGCTGCAATTGCCAGTCGAGCCGGAGATTGGCCCTTCCACTTTGAACATCGGATTGATCGATGGTGGGCGTGCTCCGAATGTGATCGCGGACAAAGCTGAGGCGCATATCCTGGTTCGCCTGGTGGGGCCGTCGGATGAGGTGAGGAGGTCGATTGTCGCGGCGGTGGGCGATCGGGCGGATGTTGAGTTCAGTCTTGATTTGCCGTTCGTAAGAATGAGGAAGGTGGGGAGTCTCCCGACGATGATCGCAAAGTTTACGACCGACATTCCTAAGCTGACGGCGTGGGGTGAACCGTTCCTGTTGGGACCGGGCTCGATTCATGTAGCGCATACACCCCGGGAAAAGATTTCGAAACGAGAGCTCCTTGAGGCAGTCGATCATTATGTGGAACTCGCCACTAGTCTTGTTCAGAACGGAGAGTTTGAGGCCAAATGCAGTCACTTCGGAAGGTTTTGATCAGCGCACTGGTGGTGGTTTTAGTGGTAGTTATCGGCACCGCATTTGTGTATCGAAATATACCGCACCATAATACCGACCTTACTCACTTCGACACTCTCATCGTTCTGGGAAATCCTGCCGAAGCAGATGGAACACCTTCGCCGGAGCAGCGGGAGCGCACTATGGAAGGGGCACGGGAATATAAAGCGGGCGTTGCTCCTCACCTGATCTTTACCGGCGGCGCTGCGCACAATCGGTTTACCGAGGCCGACGTAATGAAGACTTTGGCGGTTGCGCAGGGGGTGCCGACTAGTGACATTACGGTAGAAGACCAGGCGCAAAATACGATTCAGAATATTTACTATAGCGAGCAAATTATGGAGGCTCATCATTGGAAGAGTGCGGAGGTCATCAGTTCGCCGAGCCACCTTCCTCGTGCTGGGCTAATCCTTGCGCACTACTCCTTTGCGTGGCGAACCTCTGGAGCGCCATGGCCCCCAGAGTACTCGACGCTGCAGAAGATGTTGCACTTTGCGGTCGAGGCGGAATATTGCCTGAGACTGCGGATCTTCGGCTTTCCAGCTTCGCGCTTTCTGCCGCAACCAGCCTAACCGCGGCTTGGCGATAGTCAGCCGGAGATGATGCGGAAGGGAAGATTGTCTGGGTTGTCTTCGGCGAATACTACGGTTTCGTCTGGATTTGTAGGGTTGTAGCGAATGTTTACGCGGGGGCTACCGGTGGCCTTGGACTCTGCCTCATGGTGGGTGAGCGCGATGCTGCGAAGGTAGCCGCCATAGTATTCGCCATCAAGTTTGAAATGGAAGCCAGCTTCGATTTGATAGGGAGCCCCCGTCGTGGCTACCTCCTGCTCGGCGTTCAGAACCTTCCAATGGTTGATTTCGGCCTGAGTGTTTGGCCATTGAGTGGCGAAGTGTAGCTTCTTCTCGCGTTTTCGGCGGCGAATTCGCCGGCTGATTGCTTCGATGAGGAAGATGCTGGCCATTGGTTATGCATTCTGATGCGGCGATTTGGGACCGCGTTTTCCTATGGGGTGGAGGGTTCTAAACTAGAGGAATGGCAGCAGAGTTCACCCACCTTCATCTTCATACTGATTACTCCCTTCTCGATGGCGCGTGTGACGTAGATAAACTCGCCGCGCATTTGAGCAAAATTGGCCAGACCGCAGCTGCGATGACCGACCATGGAAATATCTTTGGCGCGGTGCACTTCTTTGACGCAATGCAGAAGAAGGGAATCAAGCCGATTCTCGGGTGTGAACTTTATATCTGCAAGAACGATGATCATCGCGCTGCACCTGAGGGCGACAAGTATAACCACTTGCTTGTGCTGGCGGAAAACCAGGAAGGCTATCGCAATCTGGTTCGATTGACGAGCGAGGCGGCACTCCATGGGTTCTATCGGAAGCCGCGGGTGTCCAAG
Coding sequences within:
- a CDS encoding alpha/beta fold hydrolase, producing MTRKESGLITDGFVVVGGMKVHYQRAGSGRPLLLLHGLVGSAKNWRRNIDFLSQDSDVYAIDLFNMGESERVPGLDAGLEATADRLAAYMDALGLDEADIAAHSHGGAVAMMFAARHPNRVRRLILFAPANPFCDLGHQLIRFYQTRFGMWFAQQIPSFPRMLKATALSRMYGDPSRVSVGALEGYIEGLHIPGTMDHVLQIVQRWFVDMGLLRSALEHLVAKPTLLIWGDRDRAVGLSSARELQRILPQSSLMVLPGVGHIAFEETPEICNEAMRDWLSKPLASEARVTVGRHSEPVAFGDRLAERGAA
- a CDS encoding alpha/beta hydrolase, producing the protein MTQTTTSQIRSIDDLRGPAGRLEALLNTGLDAAPYAALVCHPHPAGGGTMHNKVVYHAMKAFSSFGLPVLRFNFRGVGLSEGAHDDGHGEQDDVRAALDWIQHNLNRPTLFAGFSFGSNVGLRACCGDPRVKGLIGLGVPVRAEGRDYTYKFLPECTQPKLFISGDHDQYGPSAILEGVFDRAPEPKRLVWVAGADHFFQGTTESPNPKLDRMQQEIRLWLQSVFSLS
- a CDS encoding M20/M25/M40 family metallo-hydrolase, yielding MAIDPIELTKKLVNIESTTYHEGHAGAFLYEYLGEQRYSVERTEVEQPDGASTPGAGSGERFNVYAAMPGITPDVVLSTHMDTVPPFFGCSEDDEFLYGRGTCDAKGIIAAQVAAADRLREGGVKVGLLFVVGEERDSAGAAAANLSPKGSRFLINGEPTDNRLALASKGALRVELRAKGRMAHSAYPELGESAIDKLIEALHDVLALQLPVEPEIGPSTLNIGLIDGGRAPNVIADKAEAHILVRLVGPSDEVRRSIVAAVGDRADVEFSLDLPFVRMRKVGSLPTMIAKFTTDIPKLTAWGEPFLLGPGSIHVAHTPREKISKRELLEAVDHYVELATSLVQNGEFEAKCSHFGRF
- a CDS encoding YdcF family protein gives rise to the protein MQSLRKVLISALVVVLVVVIGTAFVYRNIPHHNTDLTHFDTLIVLGNPAEADGTPSPEQRERTMEGAREYKAGVAPHLIFTGGAAHNRFTEADVMKTLAVAQGVPTSDITVEDQAQNTIQNIYYSEQIMEAHHWKSAEVISSPSHLPRAGLILAHYSFAWRTSGAPWPPEYSTLQKMLHFAVEAEYCLRLRIFGFPASRFLPQPA
- a CDS encoding DUF3592 domain-containing protein → MASIFLIEAISRRIRRRKREKKLHFATQWPNTQAEINHWKVLNAEQEVATTGAPYQIEAGFHFKLDGEYYGGYLRSIALTHHEAESKATGSPRVNIRYNPTNPDETVVFAEDNPDNLPFRIISG